The following coding sequences lie in one Niabella agricola genomic window:
- the aroA gene encoding 3-phosphoshikimate 1-carboxyvinyltransferase, which produces MNITIHPSKLSGNIYAAASKSSMQRACAAALLSAQKVIIKNPGHSNDDIAAMGIIRALGAEIMEIDKETIAIESRFLNDPAHIVSKEHAVNCGESGLSIRMFTPIVSLCNNEVLINGEGSLVTRPMDFFDEILPQLGVSIVSNDGKLPLKVNGPLQPKDITIDGSLSSQFLTGLLMAFAAARTTGPVTIRVNDLKSRPYIDLTLNVMKQFGLQVPENNNYETFTFPGEKPGTSNLKSETINYTVEGDWSGGAFLLVAGAIAGDIRVQGLQQTSTQADKKIIEALMAAGAGMAMEAKGIVLHAAPLKAFEFDATDCPDLFPPLVALAANCKGITVIKGVSRLAHKESDRGLTLQEEFGKMGIRVELDGDFMRIHGGAVKGARVHSRHDHRIAMACATAALKADGAVTIEEAEAINKSYPDFYDHLKELGTTVTGGLEYRDALNKIYSGE; this is translated from the coding sequence ATGAACATAACCATACATCCTTCTAAATTATCCGGAAATATTTATGCTGCGGCTTCCAAAAGCTCCATGCAGCGGGCCTGTGCAGCCGCGTTGCTGTCCGCACAGAAAGTGATCATCAAAAATCCTGGTCACAGCAATGACGATATTGCCGCAATGGGCATCATCAGGGCGCTGGGGGCGGAGATTATGGAGATCGATAAGGAAACCATCGCCATCGAAAGCCGTTTCTTAAATGATCCGGCGCATATTGTATCCAAAGAGCATGCAGTAAACTGTGGTGAAAGCGGTTTAAGTATCCGGATGTTCACACCCATTGTATCGTTGTGCAATAATGAAGTGCTGATTAACGGGGAAGGCAGCCTGGTAACCCGCCCGATGGACTTTTTTGATGAGATACTGCCCCAATTGGGTGTATCCATTGTTTCTAATGATGGTAAATTGCCACTGAAAGTAAACGGACCTTTACAGCCCAAAGATATTACCATCGACGGCTCGCTGAGTTCGCAGTTTCTTACGGGTTTGCTGATGGCATTTGCCGCCGCTCGCACAACTGGGCCTGTAACCATCCGGGTAAACGACCTGAAAAGCCGCCCTTATATCGATCTTACGCTGAACGTAATGAAACAATTTGGTCTGCAGGTTCCGGAAAACAACAATTATGAGACATTTACATTTCCCGGAGAAAAACCTGGAACCTCAAACCTGAAATCTGAAACAATCAATTACACCGTTGAAGGCGACTGGAGCGGGGGCGCCTTCCTGCTGGTGGCCGGCGCTATTGCGGGCGATATCCGGGTACAGGGGCTTCAGCAAACCAGCACACAGGCCGACAAAAAGATCATCGAAGCCCTGATGGCTGCGGGAGCCGGAATGGCAATGGAAGCTAAAGGCATTGTACTGCATGCAGCCCCGCTGAAAGCGTTTGAATTTGATGCTACGGACTGCCCGGATCTGTTTCCGCCCCTGGTGGCACTGGCGGCCAATTGTAAAGGTATTACTGTTATTAAAGGAGTAAGCCGGCTGGCGCATAAAGAAAGTGACCGGGGGCTGACGCTTCAGGAGGAATTTGGAAAGATGGGAATCCGCGTGGAGCTCGACGGAGATTTTATGCGCATACATGGGGGGGCGGTGAAAGGAGCCCGGGTGCATTCCCGGCACGATCACCGCATTGCGATGGCCTGCGCTACTGCCGCTTTAAAGGCAGATGGCGCTGTAACCATTGAAGAAGCCGAAGCCATCAATAAATCCTATCCCGATTTCTATGATCATTTAAAAGAACTGGGCACTACAGTTACCGGTGGACTGGAATACCGGGATGCGTTAAACAAGATTTATTCGGGCGAATAA
- the aroB gene encoding 3-dehydroquinate synthase → MEKIIKFSNASTHFYFDSSFKQVTKLIDKKSLVVITDEHIFKAHTAAFKGLNVIVLKPGEEYKVQATVDEVIDTLIKMEADRRTVLVGVGGGVITDLTGYIASVYMRGIRFGFVPTSILALVDASIGGKNGIDVDRYKNLVGIIRQPAFILHDVVFLQSLPQNEWQNGFAEIIKHACIKDAAMFKQLQQESLAVYQKDKKKLSSLIQRNALIKTRVVQKDEFEKGDRRLLNLGHTIGHALEKEYELMHGQAVAIGTTYACHISEQLRGFSQTAEVVALLEQYELPTYAAFDKQKVFNGLKMDKKREQKEMNFVLLDKIGKGVITPIRMQQLEKIINKL, encoded by the coding sequence ATGGAAAAAATCATAAAGTTTTCAAACGCTTCCACGCATTTTTATTTCGACAGTTCCTTTAAACAGGTAACGAAACTCATCGATAAAAAGTCCCTTGTGGTGATTACGGATGAGCATATTTTTAAGGCACATACGGCCGCTTTCAAAGGGCTGAATGTGATCGTGCTAAAACCCGGCGAAGAATATAAAGTACAGGCCACCGTGGATGAAGTGATCGACACCCTGATAAAAATGGAGGCCGACCGGAGGACGGTACTGGTGGGTGTGGGCGGAGGCGTGATCACGGATCTGACGGGTTACATCGCTTCTGTTTACATGCGCGGGATCCGGTTTGGATTTGTACCCACTTCCATACTGGCGCTGGTAGATGCTTCTATCGGCGGGAAAAACGGGATTGATGTAGATCGCTACAAAAACCTGGTAGGTATTATCCGGCAGCCCGCTTTCATTTTGCATGACGTGGTTTTTCTGCAGTCCCTTCCCCAAAACGAATGGCAAAATGGCTTTGCAGAGATCATTAAACATGCCTGTATTAAAGACGCCGCCATGTTTAAGCAACTGCAGCAGGAATCACTGGCAGTGTATCAAAAAGATAAAAAGAAACTCAGCAGCCTGATCCAGCGCAATGCGCTCATCAAAACCAGGGTAGTGCAGAAAGATGAATTTGAAAAAGGCGACCGCCGTTTACTGAACCTGGGCCATACCATCGGGCATGCGTTGGAAAAAGAATATGAACTGATGCACGGACAGGCGGTGGCCATTGGTACTACCTATGCCTGTCATATTTCTGAACAGCTAAGAGGGTTTTCGCAAACCGCTGAAGTAGTGGCGCTGCTGGAACAATATGAGCTGCCAACTTACGCGGCCTTTGATAAACAAAAAGTGTTTAACGGGCTGAAGATGGATAAAAAACGCGAGCAAAAGGAAATGAATTTTGTATTGCTGGACAAAATCGGAAAAGGTGTAATCACCCCCATCCGTATGCAACAACTGGAAAAAATAATCAATAAACTATAG
- a CDS encoding chorismate mutase, translating to MKTLEMTDKEKTKQVWAKRPIIISGPCSAETEEQVVATAQRLAATGKVDALRAGIWKPRTKPGMFEGIGAKGLPWLQAAKKATGLPTAVEVATAKQVEDALTFDVDILWVGARTTVNPFSVQEIADALRGVDVPVLVKNPINPDLELWSGGVERIARAGIKDIGLIHRGFSSYGNTQYRNAPMWHLAIEMKLRFPELLIINDPSHICGNREGLFEVAQKAIDLDYDGVMIESHIDPDNAWSDAKQQVTPERLKEMLEAIVWRKENNDNSALQGGLEKLRQQINHLDDEMLQILSQRMKIADQIGQYKKENNLTILQTNRWQEILDKMMAKGEKLGLSKDFIMKYLDAVHLESINHQKNIMDAS from the coding sequence ATGAAAACTCTTGAAATGACGGATAAAGAAAAAACAAAACAGGTATGGGCAAAGCGCCCGATCATCATCAGCGGGCCTTGCAGCGCTGAAACTGAAGAACAGGTGGTGGCCACCGCACAGCGGCTTGCTGCTACCGGTAAAGTAGATGCATTGCGTGCAGGCATCTGGAAACCCAGAACCAAACCCGGCATGTTTGAAGGAATTGGTGCTAAGGGCCTTCCCTGGTTGCAGGCGGCAAAAAAAGCTACCGGGTTACCAACTGCAGTGGAAGTAGCCACCGCCAAGCAGGTGGAAGATGCGCTTACGTTTGATGTAGACATTTTATGGGTAGGAGCGCGTACTACGGTAAATCCGTTCAGCGTACAGGAAATAGCTGATGCCTTAAGGGGCGTGGATGTACCGGTACTGGTAAAAAACCCCATCAACCCCGACCTGGAACTGTGGAGCGGCGGTGTAGAGCGCATTGCGCGGGCCGGTATCAAGGACATCGGGCTGATCCATCGCGGGTTTTCTTCCTATGGTAATACACAATACCGCAATGCCCCGATGTGGCACCTGGCTATTGAAATGAAATTGCGATTCCCCGAACTGCTGATCATAAATGACCCTTCTCATATCTGCGGTAACCGCGAAGGCCTGTTTGAGGTAGCTCAAAAAGCCATCGACCTGGACTACGACGGCGTGATGATCGAATCGCATATCGATCCGGACAATGCCTGGAGCGATGCCAAACAACAAGTAACACCCGAGCGTCTGAAAGAAATGCTGGAGGCCATTGTTTGGAGAAAAGAAAATAACGATAATTCAGCCTTGCAGGGCGGACTGGAAAAGCTGCGCCAGCAGATCAATCACCTGGATGATGAAATGCTGCAGATCCTTTCCCAGCGGATGAAGATCGCCGATCAGATCGGACAGTATAAAAAAGAAAACAACCTGACCATTCTTCAAACCAACCGGTGGCAGGAGATCCTCGATAAAATGATGGCCAAAGGAGAGAAACTGGGACTGAGCAAAGATTTTATCATGAAGTACCTGGATGCCGTGCACCTGGAAAGCATCAATCATCAGAAAAATATAATGGACGCATCCTAG